The stretch of DNA CTCCACCAGGCCGATCCGCTCGGCAGTGGCGGCATCGACCCGCTCTCCGCACAGGATCATGCGTTTGGCCCAGCCCTCACCCACCAGCCAGGGCAGGTTCTGGGTACCGCCCGCGCAGGGCAGCAGCCCCACCGTGGCCTCCGGCAGCGCCATCTGCGCTTGCTCCTCGGCGATGCGAATATCGCAGGCCAGGGCGCACTCGAGGCCACCCCCCATAGCGTAGCCGTTGATCGCCGCGATCGAAACGCCACGGAAGGCGCTCAGGGTTTCAAAGGCGTGCCCGAACAGGCGCGCCATCTTCCGCGCCCGAGCCTTATCGCCGTCGGCAAACAGGTTGAGGTCGGCGCCGGCCGAAAAGAACTTCTCCCCCTGCCCATGGAGCACCAGGGCATAGATATTGCGATCGGCGTTGAGCGCCTCCACCAGGGTCACCAGCCCGGACAGGCTCTCGGCATCCCAGGTGTTGGCGGGGGGGTTATTGATGGTGACCAGGGCAGTGTGCTCGCGCACCTCCACCCGCAACTTGTCGGTAATCTCTGAATAGGATCTGTCGTTCATGAAACGTCCTCACTAACGAATAATATCGACGGCACCGTCCATCAACAGGCGTCGACTGATGATGACGCGCATGATCTCGTTGGTACCCTCAAGAATCTGATGCACCCTCGCATCGCGCACATAGCGCTCGAGCGGGTACTCACGAATATAGCCGTAACCGCCATGGATCTGCAGCGCTTCGTTGCAGATATCGAAGCAGCGATCGGTGGCAAAGCGCTTGGCCATGGCACTGTAGGTGGTGGCTTCGGGGTCGCCGCTGTCGAGCTTGCTGGCCGCCAGCCGCACCATCTGTCGCGCCGCCACCAGCTCGGTGGCCATGTCCGCCAATTTGAACTGCAGGGCCTGGAAGGCCGCCAGCGGTTTGCCAAACTGCTGGCGCTCCTGCATATAGCCCTGGGCCTGCTCCAGGGCGGCCTGGGCCACCCCCAAAGAGCAGCTGGCGATATTGATGCGGCCGCCATCAAGCCCCTTCATGGCGATCTTGAACCCCTCACCCTCGGCGCCCAGCAGGTGAGCGGCCGGCACCCGGACCTCCTCGAAGGTGATCATGCGGGTGGGCTGGCAATTCCAGCCCATCTTCTCCTCCTTGCGACCGTACAGGATGCCCTCGGCATCGGCCGGCACCAGCAGGCAGGAGATGCCACTCGCCCCCGCCTCGCCGGTGCGGGCCATCACCACCAGCAGGTCGGTGGAACCGGCCCCGGAGATAAACACCTTGGAGCCGTTAAGCACATACTCATTCCCCTCCCGGCGCGCACTGGTGCGCAGGGAGGCGGCATCGGAGCCGGCATTGGGCTCGGTCAGGCAGTAGGAGGCCAACAACTCGCCACTCACCAGCGCCTCGCAGTAGAGCGCCCGGGTCGCCTCGTTGGCAAAGCTGCACACCATCCAGGTGGCCATGTTATGGATGGTCAGGTAGGCGGTGGTAGCGGTACAGCCCCGCGCCAGCTCTTCGAAGATCAGGCTGGCGTCGAGACGACTCATACCCATGCCGCCGCTCTGGGCGGGGGAGTAGATCCCGCAGAAGCCGAGCTCACCGGCCCGCTTGATCACCTCCAGCGGAAACTCCTGCTCAGCATCCCAGCGGGCAGCGTGGGGGGCCAGCTCGCTGTCGGCAAACTGGCGCGCCATGGCGCAGAACGCCTGCTGGTCTTCGTTAAGGTTAAAATCCATATTTATCTCCACACACAACCGGGCATCCGCTGCGGACACCCGGAATCAATACCCTGGCCAAACCGGGGCCCGCTGTAACGGGCCTGGTGGCGATTAACGGAGGTTAATGGTCATATTGGGACCGCTGTTCATCCCCTGGTCGAACCAGCGCGCGGTGATGGTCTTGGTCTCGGTGTAGAAACGCACCGCCTGCTTGCCGTAGGCGTGCTGATCTCCGTAGAAGGAGTTCTTCCAGCCGGTGAAGGAGAAGAAGGGCAGCGGTACCGGAATCGGCACGTTGATGCCCACCTGCCCCACCTCGATGTGGTGCTGGAAGTGGCGGGCCGCAAGGCCGGAGGCGGTGAAGATCGAGGTGCCGTTGCCGAAGGGACTGTTATTGATCAGGCAGATCGCCTCATCCAGGCTGTCCACCTCCATGGTGCAGAGAACCGGCCCGAAGATCTCCTCCTTGTAGATCGACATCTCGGGAGTGACCTTGCTGAACAGGGTCGGCCCCACCCAGTTGCCGTCGGGGTAGTCCTCGACCACGCAGTCGCTGCCATCGAGCAGGCACTCGGCCCCCTCCGACTTGCCCTGGGCGATCAGCCCCAGCACCCGCTCGCGGGCCTGGGGAGAGATCAGGGGTCCATAACCCGCCTCGGCATCGTCCCAGGCACCGGGTTGAACCTTGGCCATCGCCTCCCTCAACTCGGGGATCCAGCTGGCCGCCTCGCCCACGAACACCGCCACACTGATCGCCATGCAGCGCTGGCCGGCGGCCCCTACGGAGGCCCCCACCAGATTATTGATCACCTGGTTCTTGTCGGCGTCGGGCATGATCACCATGTGGTTCTTGGCACCGGTCATCGCCTGCACCCGCTTGAGGTGGTCACAACCGGTCCGGTAGACGTGAGCCCCCACGTTGACCGAGCCCACGAAAGAGATGGCGCGCACATCGGGGTGGGTCAGCAGGGTATCGACCTGCTCACGGCCACCGTGCACCACCTGCAGCAGCCCCTTGGGGAAGCCCGCCTGCTGGAACAGTTCGGCGAGGCGGTTGGGAGTCATCGGATCCTGCTCGGAGGGCTTGAGGATAAAGCTGTTGCCGCAGGCGATCGCCAGCGGGAACATCCACAGCGGAATCATCGCCGGGAAGTTGAAGGGGGTGATACCGGCGCAGACGCCCAGCGGCTGCAGGTAGCTGTAGGTATCGATGGCGCGGGCCACGTTCTCGGCGGTCTCACCCATCAGCAGGCTGGGGATGTTGCACGCCTGCTCGGCGACCTCGATCCCTCGCCACACATCGCCCTTGGCGTCGGCAAAGGTCTTGCCGGTCTCCTTGGCGAGGATCTCCGCCAGCTCGTCGTGGTGCTCCTTCAGCAGCGCCTGGTAGACCATCATGATGCGTGCCCGCTCGGGTGGAGGCACGTCACGCCACTCTGCGAAGGCCGCCTTGGCGCTGCTGATGGCAGCCTCCATCTCCTCGGGGGTGGCGTAGGGCACGTGACAAAGCACCTCCTGGGTCGCCGGGTTGGTCACGGGAAGGGGCTGCTCGCAGCGGCTCTGCTGCCACTCGCCATTGATCAGCTGGGGTATGGTATTTGCGGTCATCGTCGGTCACCCATGGTGTTTTAGCGTTATTGTCAGTACTGCGGTGTTGATAGCTCGGTGGGGGGAGTCGCGGGTCTCACACGCCGGCACCCGAAGGATCCGAAGACCGGTTCAGGACTCGCCCAACATTGTCTCCTTTGTACCACGACACCCGGTGGATAAGGATTGACTAAATTGCTCGCATGATGGACTATTTTGCGATACGCATTTCCACACCCGGAACAGGTACACTTCCATCATTAACTTATTTTTCAACAGGTTATGAGCGACATATCGTCCGGATGGCCGCTGCCGGCTGAAGGGATTCGTTTTATAACCCCCGATTTCCTGATCCGTACCCTGGCCGCACACCCCCTCACCCAGGACTGCTACCCCCTGGGCTTTGGCTACTACCCCGATGCGGCCAGCCACCGCATGGAGCGACACCACCACGACGACAACCTGCTGATCTTCTGCACCCACGGCAGTGGGGAGGCCTGGCTCGGCAGCCAGCACTACCCGCTTCATGCCGGCGAGCTGCTGTTGCTGCCTCGGGGCCAGTCCCACAGCTACCGCGCCTCCCCCACCCACCCCTGGACCCTATACTGGTTCCACTTTGACGGCCTGCACAGCGACCTGATGATGGACCGCCTGCAGCAACTGGCCGAGGGACCGGTGTTGAAAACCGGCCTGCAGGCCAAACTGCTGAGCGACTTCAGCAGCCTGATGAGCTTGCGCGACGGGGGTTACCAGCTGGACAACTTCATCTACGCCTCCAACCACATTGCGCAGATGCTGAGTTTTGTGGCGCTGGTGATCCGTCCGCGCCTGAAACTCAAGTCCGGCAGCTACCTTGACCTCGACCGCATCCACAGCCTGATGCAGGAGAACCTGCACCAGCACCTCGACCTGGACACCATCGCCGCCAGTGTCAGCCTCTCCAAGTACCACTTCTCCAAAAAGTACAAGGAGCTCACCGGATACTCGCCGATCCAGCACTTTATCCACCTGAAGATGCAACACGCCTGTTACCAGCTCGACGTCTCTGATCGCAGCATCCAGGAGGTAGCCGCCCAACTGGGGTACGATGACGCCTACTACTTCTCGCGCCTGTTCAGCAAGATTCTCGGGGTCTCCCCGAGCCAGTACCGCGCCCACAAACACCGCTAACGGCCCGCGGATCGGCAAAAGCCAGCCCCCGCGCTTTTACCGGCCACCACTGCGCCGCTATAATGCCGGGCTCCACAGGCAACCGGACACCGCGCCCGCGACTCCATGACCACCTCCTTCTACGCCCCGCTGGGCAATGCTGCCGCCCCGCAACAGGCCCGTATTGAGCAGTACCTGTTCGGCGCGCTGCTGCCAATGTGGCGCGAGCACGGCATCGATCGCCGTCATGGGGGATTTTTCGAGCGCCTCGACCAGCAGCTTAAGCCGCTGCCCCTGGACAGCAAGCGCCTGTTGGTCCAGTGCCGCCAGATCTTCGTCTACAGCCTCGCCTACAGCACCCTCGGCAATCCGCAGGACGCCCACGCGGCGCGCCAGGGGTTCGAGTTTCTGGTTCGTCACTACCGCGACCCCGACCTGGGGGGCTGGTTTTTCAGCACCCACGACGACGGCCGGGTTCGGGATACCACCAAAGATGCCTACGGGCACGCTTTCGTGCTCTTTGCCTGCGCCTACTACTATCGAGCCTTTGGCGAGGAGTCGGCGATCGAGCTGGCGTTGGAAACCGCCGATATTCTGGAGCAGCGGCTCAAGGACCCCAAGGGCGGGGGTTTCTTCGAGTCCGCCTCCGCCAACTGGCAGCCGCAACCGGCGATCCGCCGGCAGAATCCCCACATGCACCTGCTGGAAGCCTTCGTGGCCCTCTACCAGAGTGTCGCGACGCCCCGGCGAGAGCGCTTCCAGGCCCTGGCCGATAGCGTGCTGCAGCTCTTTAGCCAGCACTTTTTCGACACCCGCAGTGCCACCCTGGGGGAGTTTTTCGACGACCAGTGGCAGCCCCACCCGGAGCAGGGTGAGCGTATTGAGCCGGGTCACCACTACGAGTGGTACTGGCTGCTGATGGACTACGACCGCAGCCGCAACGACCCGGTCCTCTGCGCACAGGCCGAAGCCCTCTACCACTGGGCCGATCGCCACGGACAGGACCCCCGGGGCGGGATCTTCAATGTAGTGGCCCGCGATGGCCGCCCGATGGACGACAACAAACGCATCTGGCCGGTGACCGAGTGCCTCAAGGCGCGCGCCATCCGTTACCGGCAACGTGCCGAGGCGCAGGACCTGGAGTTGCTCTACCGGCAGCTCGACTACCTGTTCGGCCACTACCTCAAGTCCGATGGCCGCTGGCACGAATACCTGGCCCGCAACAACCAGCCCCAGCCCCACGACCTGCCGGGCAGCACCGGCTACCACCTGTTCCTCGGATTGATGGAGGCACGCCGGGTGCTGCAGGGCCTGTAGCGCGCCCGCTTGCTTCATCGAGCGACCAGGGCTTGATCAATACTCTCGCAGGGTTTATGGTTTTTGGCTTCCGATCGGCGCCACCGTTTTCCAAAGCCCAGGGACCGGACAGCAGAGCGTCGCCACCACCGATCGGCCACCCTTTACCGACAGCGCAGGAGTCGTCATGAACACCCCCAACCCGCCCACCGCCCTGGGACTGCTACTGGATATCAGCCCCGACTGCCCACAGAACTGCTGTACCCTCAGCCAGCTCATGGTCAAACAGTTGCAGCATCGCTTTGGCGAGCAGTGCGTGCAGGACAGCTGTGCGGGGGAACGGGTAGAGGATGGCCTGGTGTGCGGCGACCTCTGCCGTATCCGTCTCGCCCCCCCCGACCGCGACAACCAGCAGCTGATCGAAACGGTACTGCACCTGACCGAGACCCTCCAGCAGCAGTTCGACCTGCACCCCCAACACTTCAGCGTACGCCTCGCCGGGCAGGCCAGCCCAGCCTGATACACGCCGGCACGCGACTGAAAAAAACGGCAGCCAGTGGCTGCCGTTTTTGCTGGGTTGTCCCCCTTTAAACCCGGTCAGAGCTTCTTCAGGTGCTGGATCAGCTCCCCCGCCACCTGCTGGCCATCTCCATAGAGCATCTGGGTATTGTCCTGGTAAAAGAGCGCGTTCTCGACGCCGGAGAAACCGGTACCGGCCCCCCGCTTGATCACGATCACGTTCTCCGCCTTGGCCGCATCCAGCACTGGCATACCGTAGAGGGGGCTCGACTTGTCGTTGCGGGCATCGGGGTTGACCACGTCGTTGGCCCCGATCACCAGCGCCACCGTGGTGGTGGGGAAGTCCGGGTTGATTTCGTCCATATCGAAGATCTTGTCGTAGGGAACCCCCGCCTCCGCCAGCAGCACATTCATGTGCCCCGGCATACGGCCGGCCACCGGGTGGATGGCAAACTTCACCTTGACGTTGTTCTCCTCCAGCAGCTCCGCCAGCTCCCACACCTTGTGCTGGGCCTGGGCCACCGCCATGCCATAACCGGGCACGATCACTACCTGGCTGGCGTAGGCCATCATGATCGCCGCATCCTGGCTCTGGATCTCCTTCATGGATCCTTCGATCTCGCTCGCCTCCTTGGCCCCGCCACTCTGGCCGAACCCACCAAAGAGCACGTTCCACACCGAGCGGTTCATCGCCTTGGCCATCAGCTGGGTCAGCAGGGTACCCGCCGATCCCACCACCGTACCGGCGATGATCATGGCGGCGTTATCCAGCACATAGCCCTCCAGGCCAACCGCCAAACCGGTCAGGGCGTTGAACAGGGAGATCGCCACCGGCATATCGGCGCCCCCTACCGGGGTGGTGACAAACACCCCCAGCAGCAGCACCAGCAGGAAGAAAAGCAGCACCAGCAGGGTGCTGTCGGTGTCGAACAGTTTGACCCCCAGGTAGATCACCAGCACCAGCAACCCCAGGTTCACCCAGTGCTGTTGCGGCACCAGCGAAGTGCGGCGAAAACGACCGTCGAGTTTGGCCCAGGCCACCAGCGAACCGCTGAAGGAGAGGGTGCCGATAAAGGCCCCCACGATCGCCACGATCGCCACATCGCTGCTCAGCACCAGGCTCACCCCCGCGCCGGGGATCGCCTGGCTCTGGTTGATCGCGCCAAACAGCTCCACCGCCGCAATGGCGCCGGCCGCACCGCCGCCCATACCGTTGAACAGGGCGATCATCTGCGGCATATCCACCATCGCCACCGTTCGCCCCTTCTGCCAGGCATAACCGCCGCCCAGAATGATCGCCACCACCATCAGCAGGTAGTTGGAGACCCCGTGCAGGCTGGGGTCAAGGAAGGTCACCAGGGTAGCCAGCACCATCCCCACCCCGGACCAGAGGATGCCGCGCCGCGCCGTGACCGGCGAACTCATCTGCTTGAGCCCCAGGATAAAGAGCACCGCTGCCAGGAAGTAACTGGCCTGAATCAGGATAACCATCAGCCCTTACCTCCCTTGCTGCTCTTGAACATCTCCAGCATACGCTCGGTCACCACGTAACCGCCCACGGCGTTGCCCGCCGCCAGCAGTACTGCGATAAAGCCCATCAGCTGCTGCCCGAGGGTGGTGGCGTGTCCCAGGGCCACCATCGCCCCCACCAGCACAATGCCGTGGATAAAGTTGGAGCCCGACATCAGCGGGGTGTGCAGAATCACCGGCACCCGGCTGATCACCTCGTAGCCGGTGAAACCGGCCAGTAAGAATATGTAGATTGCAGCCCAGCCTTCGATCATGACTTGCCTCCTTCCAGACGCTCCCGTGCCGCCGCAAAGCGGATCTCACCATCGTGGGTCAGGCAGCTGTCCGCCAGCACCTGGTCCTCCCAATCGATCGACAGCTCCCCTTCACGAATCAGCAGTTTGCAGAAATTCAACAGGTTTTTGGCGAACATCTCGCTGGCGTGGATCGCCAGCATACTGGGCACGTTAAGGGGGCCATAAACGGTGACCCCGTTGTGCTCGACCTGCTCGCCGGCACGGGTCAGTTCGCAGTTACCGCCCCCCTCGGCCGCCATATCAACGATCACCGAGCAGGCGTGCATCGACTCCACCATCTCCGTACTGATGATTCGTGGCGAGGGGCGCCCGGGGATCGCGGCGGTGGTGATCACCACATCGGAAGCCGCCACCCGCGCCGCCAACACCTCCTGCTGGCGCTTCTTCTCCTCATCGGTCAGTTCCCGCGCGTAGCCACCCAGGCCATCGGCCGAAACCCCGGTATCGACAAAACGCGCCCCCAGCGACTCCACCTGCTCGCGCGCGGCCGAACGCACATCGTAGGCCTCCACGATCGCCCCCAGGCGACGGGCGGTGGCGATCGCCTGCAACCCGGCCACGCCGGCCCCCACCACCAGCACCTTGGAGGGGCGAATGGTGCCCGCCGCGGTGGTCAGCATGGGGAAGAACTTACCGGAGATGGAGGCGGCCATCAGCACCGCCTTATAGCCCGCCAGGGAAGCTTGGGAGGTGAGTGCATCCATCGACTGGGCGCGGGAGATGCGGGGTATCAGCTCCATCGAAAAGGCGGTGATGCCCCGTTCCTTCATGGCGAGGATTCCCTCGTCGTTGGCGTAGGGCGCCATAAAGCCGACACAGATCGTACCGGGCTTCATCAAAGCCACCTCCTCGGGGGTGGGAGGCAGCACCTTCAGCAGCACCTCGGCCGCTTCAAACACCTTCTTGCGCTGTTTGTAAAATTTGGCATCGCTGTAGAGCGCGTCGGCGTGTCCCGCCGATACCCCCACATCCGTCTCCAGCACCAGCTCGGCGCCCAACTGCTGCAGGCGCAACGCCACCTCGGGAACAATGGCAACCCGTCGTTCCCCCTCTTTGATCTCTTTGGGTACAGCCACCGATACCGCCATGCAGTCTCCTCCAGCCAGATAACACCAAATGCAAAGGTCGCCCCACGCAAAACACACACAGAGCGCAGGGAAAACAAGTCAGATAACACTATAGCAGCTGATTATGAGAGTGTTTTTTTTACCTCGGTTAACGATAAAAAAACGATCTCACCCCACGACGTTCAGCCTATTGGGCTCGGGCAACAAAGCGGCTATGCTGTTGGCACTTACTCATCGCCGCCTCGGGGCCCGATCCCGACCGCTGCCCTCAACATAAAAACAACAGGAGTCCCCATGAGTCACACGCAAACGATGGAGCATATCTTCACCATGGACACCTCCAGCATCAAATACGGTGCCGGAGCCACCCGTGAAATCGGCGAAGATATGAAGAACCTCGGCGCTCGCCGGGTAATGGTGGTCACCGACCCCAACCTGACCCACAACCCCGCCGTGGTTACCGTCATGGAGTCGCTCAAGGCCGCCGGACTGGATGCCGTGCTGTTCGACCAAACCAGCGTCGAGCCCACCGACCTCTCCTTTAAAGAGGCGATCGCCTTTGCGACCGCCGGTCACTTCGACGGCTACGTGGGGGTCGGTGGCGGCTCCAGCATGGACACTGTCAAGGCCGCCAACCTCTACGCCACCTACCCGGCGGAGCTGCTCGAATACGTCAACCCTCCGATCGGTAAGGGCACCCCGGTGCCTGGCCCCCTCAAGCCGATGATCTGCGTGCCCACCACCGCAGGAACCGGCAGCGAGACCACCGGAGTGGCGATCTTCGATTTTCTGGAGATGGAGGCCAAGACCGGCATCGCCCACCGCGCGCTGCGCCCGATCATGGGCATCATCGATCCCGACAACACCCGCACCATGCCCCCCATGGTGGCCGCCTGCACCGCGCTGGACCAGTTCAGCCACGCCATCGAGTCGATCACCGCCCTGCCCTATAACCAGCGCCCCGCTCCCGAGTCGCCGGCGCTGCGCCCCGCCTACCAGGGGGCCAACCCGATCAGCCATATCTGGGCCTGCAAGACCCTGGAGATGATCGCCAGCAACCTGGTACGGGTCACCAGCGATCCCGACGACGATGAGGCCCGTGGCCAGATCATGCTGGCCGCCACCTACGCCGGTATCGGCTTTGGCAACTCCGGCGTCCACCTGCCCCACGGCATGTCCTACCCGGTAGCGGGCATGGTCAAGGATTACCGCCCCGAGGGCTACGTCACCGACCACCCCACCGTGCCCCACGGCATGGCGGTGGTGCTTAACGCCCCGGCAGTGTTCCGCTTCACTGCCCCCACCAACCCCGAACTGCACCTGGAGTGCGCCCGGCTGATGGGGGTCGATACCCGCGGCGCGAGCGCTGGGGATGCCGGCGAGGTGCTCTCGGCGGGCATCGTCAAGATGATCCGCGACTGCGGCCTGCCCAACGGCCTCTCCGGCGTCGGCTACGGTCCCGAGGATGTGGACAAACTGGTGGCGGGCACCCTGCCCCAGCACCGGGTCACCAAACTGTCGCCGCGCCCCGCCTCGGCAGAGGACCTCAAGCAGCTGTTCCTCGACTCCATGGTGCTCTGGTAGTCGCCCCAGACCCGGGCCGGAGACTACCGGCCCGGGTTCCTGCGCCTCTCATAACGAGGTGATTGCGGTTTCGTTGAGCAGGCTGTGACCGAGCTTGAGGGAGAGCGCATTTTTGCAGGAGACCTCCTTGGGGGTGTTCTCGTTCGAGGCGGAGTTTTCCGCCAGCAGCCCCATGCGCGGGTAGGCTCCGGCCACCCCCTCACCGCAGAACAGTAAGCTCAGCTCCTCGCAGTTTTCGCCGAAGATGCTGTCGCACGCCGATTTCAGCAGCTCGATCCTGTCCTTTTCCGCTACGGGCGGTGATACGACTCCTACCCCTGCTCCCCTCGGGGCCGCTCCGCCACCAGTACCAGGAAGGGCCAGAGGGGGACGCCGATGCGGCGGCTGAACACCAGTTTGCAGCCCATTGACTCCAGCAGGGGGGCCACCTCCACCGGACGGCACCCCAGGGAGAGCGCCGGCAGCCGCCAGATCAACGCCTCCACCCGGGCGGCCAGCCATTTGAGCAGCGGTGAGCGGGGTTCGGTGGAGTGGACAATGGCGATGCAGCCACCGGGACGGGTCACGCGGAACAGCTCGCGCACCGCCTGCAGCGGGTCCGCCAGCGGACAGAGGCTGTAGCTGGAGAGCACCGCGTCGAAGCTGTTATCGGCGAAGGGCAGGCGGTGCATATCTCCATCCACCACCGCTACCCGCCCCTGCAGCTGTGCACGCTCGATGCGCTGGCGGGCCACCGCCAGCATGCCGGGGCTGCTGTCCAGCAGGGTCACACGGCCGGACTCCCCCACTCGTCGGGCCGCCCGCAAGCCGCTGGAGCCGGTACCGGCACCGGCATCGAGCACCCGGTCGCCGGGGGCCAGCGCCAGCTTCACCAGCAGCTCCCGCCCCCGCTGGTCCGAGCGGGCGGTGAGCAACGCATGCTGGCAGTCGTAGCGACGGGCGATCCGGTTATAGAGGCGGCGGAGACGTTGACTATCGAGGGCGGGTCGCACGGGGAATGCTCCAGGCGGTCGTCAGGTTAGAAGAACAGGCTCAGGGGATGGGGTCAGGCCAGGCGGTCGGCCAAAAGGGTATCAGGGAGCAGTGGGCAGCGGCCACTCCTCGATGCCGTAACGGGCCAGGATCTCCCGCAACTGTCCCGACTGATGCAGCGCCCGCAGGCCGCTGGAGAAGAGCTCGGCGTACTCCGCCGCTTTGGGGTTAGCGGGAGAGATCGCCATATAGGCGTAAAGCTCCCGGGTGCAGCCGACATTTTTCATCGCTAACCCCGGCTGGGTGCTGAGGCTGTAGCTGACCAGGTTCTCCTCCTCGACGAAGGCGTCCATGCGCCCAAGGGCGACCCGCCGAATCATGCGTTCGGTGAGGTTATCGCCGCTGTGCACCACAAACCATTGGGGGTGGGCCTGGATCAGCGGGTCCAGCGCCTCACCGTAGCTGTAGTTGCGGATAATGCCGGTTTTG from Aestuariirhabdus litorea encodes:
- a CDS encoding enoyl-CoA hydratase, encoding MNDRSYSEITDKLRVEVREHTALVTINNPPANTWDAESLSGLVTLVEALNADRNIYALVLHGQGEKFFSAGADLNLFADGDKARARKMARLFGHAFETLSAFRGVSIAAINGYAMGGGLECALACDIRIAEEQAQMALPEATVGLLPCAGGTQNLPWLVGEGWAKRMILCGERVDAATAERIGLVEQVVGRGESLDAALKLAEGVARQSPSSVTVCKTLVQAARRNPLAQALPVERELFVDLFDTEDQKEGVNAFLEKRKPEWKNG
- a CDS encoding acyl-CoA dehydrogenase family protein; this encodes MDFNLNEDQQAFCAMARQFADSELAPHAARWDAEQEFPLEVIKRAGELGFCGIYSPAQSGGMGMSRLDASLIFEELARGCTATTAYLTIHNMATWMVCSFANEATRALYCEALVSGELLASYCLTEPNAGSDAASLRTSARREGNEYVLNGSKVFISGAGSTDLLVVMARTGEAGASGISCLLVPADAEGILYGRKEEKMGWNCQPTRMITFEEVRVPAAHLLGAEGEGFKIAMKGLDGGRINIASCSLGVAQAALEQAQGYMQERQQFGKPLAAFQALQFKLADMATELVAARQMVRLAASKLDSGDPEATTYSAMAKRFATDRCFDICNEALQIHGGYGYIREYPLERYVRDARVHQILEGTNEIMRVIISRRLLMDGAVDIIR
- a CDS encoding CoA-acylating methylmalonate-semialdehyde dehydrogenase codes for the protein MTANTIPQLINGEWQQSRCEQPLPVTNPATQEVLCHVPYATPEEMEAAISSAKAAFAEWRDVPPPERARIMMVYQALLKEHHDELAEILAKETGKTFADAKGDVWRGIEVAEQACNIPSLLMGETAENVARAIDTYSYLQPLGVCAGITPFNFPAMIPLWMFPLAIACGNSFILKPSEQDPMTPNRLAELFQQAGFPKGLLQVVHGGREQVDTLLTHPDVRAISFVGSVNVGAHVYRTGCDHLKRVQAMTGAKNHMVIMPDADKNQVINNLVGASVGAAGQRCMAISVAVFVGEAASWIPELREAMAKVQPGAWDDAEAGYGPLISPQARERVLGLIAQGKSEGAECLLDGSDCVVEDYPDGNWVGPTLFSKVTPEMSIYKEEIFGPVLCTMEVDSLDEAICLINNSPFGNGTSIFTASGLAARHFQHHIEVGQVGINVPIPVPLPFFSFTGWKNSFYGDQHAYGKQAVRFYTETKTITARWFDQGMNSGPNMTINLR
- a CDS encoding AraC family transcriptional regulator, with the translated sequence MSDISSGWPLPAEGIRFITPDFLIRTLAAHPLTQDCYPLGFGYYPDAASHRMERHHHDDNLLIFCTHGSGEAWLGSQHYPLHAGELLLLPRGQSHSYRASPTHPWTLYWFHFDGLHSDLMMDRLQQLAEGPVLKTGLQAKLLSDFSSLMSLRDGGYQLDNFIYASNHIAQMLSFVALVIRPRLKLKSGSYLDLDRIHSLMQENLHQHLDLDTIAASVSLSKYHFSKKYKELTGYSPIQHFIHLKMQHACYQLDVSDRSIQEVAAQLGYDDAYYFSRLFSKILGVSPSQYRAHKHR
- a CDS encoding AGE family epimerase/isomerase; this encodes MTTSFYAPLGNAAAPQQARIEQYLFGALLPMWREHGIDRRHGGFFERLDQQLKPLPLDSKRLLVQCRQIFVYSLAYSTLGNPQDAHAARQGFEFLVRHYRDPDLGGWFFSTHDDGRVRDTTKDAYGHAFVLFACAYYYRAFGEESAIELALETADILEQRLKDPKGGGFFESASANWQPQPAIRRQNPHMHLLEAFVALYQSVATPRRERFQALADSVLQLFSQHFFDTRSATLGEFFDDQWQPHPEQGERIEPGHHYEWYWLLMDYDRSRNDPVLCAQAEALYHWADRHGQDPRGGIFNVVARDGRPMDDNKRIWPVTECLKARAIRYRQRAEAQDLELLYRQLDYLFGHYLKSDGRWHEYLARNNQPQPHDLPGSTGYHLFLGLMEARRVLQGL
- a CDS encoding NAD(P)(+) transhydrogenase (Re/Si-specific) subunit beta yields the protein MVILIQASYFLAAVLFILGLKQMSSPVTARRGILWSGVGMVLATLVTFLDPSLHGVSNYLLMVVAIILGGGYAWQKGRTVAMVDMPQMIALFNGMGGGAAGAIAAVELFGAINQSQAIPGAGVSLVLSSDVAIVAIVGAFIGTLSFSGSLVAWAKLDGRFRRTSLVPQQHWVNLGLLVLVIYLGVKLFDTDSTLLVLLFFLLVLLLGVFVTTPVGGADMPVAISLFNALTGLAVGLEGYVLDNAAMIIAGTVVGSAGTLLTQLMAKAMNRSVWNVLFGGFGQSGGAKEASEIEGSMKEIQSQDAAIMMAYASQVVIVPGYGMAVAQAQHKVWELAELLEENNVKVKFAIHPVAGRMPGHMNVLLAEAGVPYDKIFDMDEINPDFPTTTVALVIGANDVVNPDARNDKSSPLYGMPVLDAAKAENVIVIKRGAGTGFSGVENALFYQDNTQMLYGDGQQVAGELIQHLKKL
- a CDS encoding NAD(P) transhydrogenase subunit alpha: MIEGWAAIYIFLLAGFTGYEVISRVPVILHTPLMSGSNFIHGIVLVGAMVALGHATTLGQQLMGFIAVLLAAGNAVGGYVVTERMLEMFKSSKGGKG
- a CDS encoding Re/Si-specific NAD(P)(+) transhydrogenase subunit alpha, which encodes MAVSVAVPKEIKEGERRVAIVPEVALRLQQLGAELVLETDVGVSAGHADALYSDAKFYKQRKKVFEAAEVLLKVLPPTPEEVALMKPGTICVGFMAPYANDEGILAMKERGITAFSMELIPRISRAQSMDALTSQASLAGYKAVLMAASISGKFFPMLTTAAGTIRPSKVLVVGAGVAGLQAIATARRLGAIVEAYDVRSAAREQVESLGARFVDTGVSADGLGGYARELTDEEKKRQQEVLAARVAASDVVITTAAIPGRPSPRIISTEMVESMHACSVIVDMAAEGGGNCELTRAGEQVEHNGVTVYGPLNVPSMLAIHASEMFAKNLLNFCKLLIREGELSIDWEDQVLADSCLTHDGEIRFAAARERLEGGKS
- a CDS encoding hydroxyacid-oxoacid transhydrogenase, with protein sequence MSHTQTMEHIFTMDTSSIKYGAGATREIGEDMKNLGARRVMVVTDPNLTHNPAVVTVMESLKAAGLDAVLFDQTSVEPTDLSFKEAIAFATAGHFDGYVGVGGGSSMDTVKAANLYATYPAELLEYVNPPIGKGTPVPGPLKPMICVPTTAGTGSETTGVAIFDFLEMEAKTGIAHRALRPIMGIIDPDNTRTMPPMVAACTALDQFSHAIESITALPYNQRPAPESPALRPAYQGANPISHIWACKTLEMIASNLVRVTSDPDDDEARGQIMLAATYAGIGFGNSGVHLPHGMSYPVAGMVKDYRPEGYVTDHPTVPHGMAVVLNAPAVFRFTAPTNPELHLECARLMGVDTRGASAGDAGEVLSAGIVKMIRDCGLPNGLSGVGYGPEDVDKLVAGTLPQHRVTKLSPRPASAEDLKQLFLDSMVLW